The Lysobacter enzymogenes DNA segment GCGGCGGCAAGCCGCTGCTGGCCGAAGGCGACGCGCGCACCGTGCTGACCAACTTCAGCGAGCGCATGCAGGCCAAGGCCAAGGCCGACGCGGCCGCGGCCGGCGACAAGAACCTCAAGGAAGGCAAGGCGTTCCTCGAGGAGAACAAGAAGGTCAAGGGCGTGTTCTCGACCGGTTCGGGCCTGCAGTACATGATCCTGCGCCAGGGCTCGGGCGAGCGTCCCAAGCCGACCGACAAGGTCAGCGTGAACTACAAGGGCACGCTGCTGGACGGCAAGACCTTCGACAGTTCCTACGATCGCGGCCAGCCGGCCGAATTCCCGGTCAACGGCGTGATCCAGGGCTGGCAGGAAGGCCTGGCGATGATGCCGGTGGGCAGCAAGTTCAAGTTCTGGATTCCGTCCGAGCTGGCCTACGGCCCGAACGGCGCGCCGCCGAGCATCGGCCCCAACGCCGTGCTGACCTTCGAGGTCGAACTGCTCGACATCCTGTGATCCCCACGCGCCGCGCGTTCGCGCGCGGCGCGTGAAGCAACGTTCAGCCGCTGCCGGGCAGCTTGTCCGGCCGGCCACCCACCTT contains these protein-coding regions:
- a CDS encoding FKBP-type peptidyl-prolyl cis-trans isomerase is translated as MKPFVRGAAVLMTTAALFAGAASAQDKSVLANDREKISYAIGMDVASSLKPVGPDLDAAAFEKAVKNVFDGGKPLITQDEARTVDTALRARIASREGKPAQGTPPGTPPPAVDKAKVGLMIGTFMVGPALQQIKSEIDLPVLAQAVRTALGGGKPLLAEGDARTVLTNFSERMQAKAKADAAAAGDKNLKEGKAFLEENKKVKGVFSTGSGLQYMILRQGSGERPKPTDKVSVNYKGTLLDGKTFDSSYDRGQPAEFPVNGVIQGWQEGLAMMPVGSKFKFWIPSELAYGPNGAPPSIGPNAVLTFEVELLDIL